The DNA window GCTTGTGGACGGTGTGCAGGCTGCGTTGGCGACAACTTCACTCCCCAGTATATGTCCCGAATGAGATCTTTGTAGAAAGGAAAGTCTCACCGTACGTTGATGTCTACGCCGTGGGCTGTCTCCTGTACCTTCTCATGGAAGGGTGTTTCCCCCGTGAACCGGAGTGCGTTGCGAGGTACGAAGGTCCCTTCCAGGCAGCACTCGAGACGCGACTCTGCGCAGTTTTCTGACCGACACTTTACGAGCGTTTCTCGTAGATTTCGACCGCTAAGGGAAACTTATCTCCATGCTGGAATACGTTGGACGGTTCACGGGAAACCTTTCTGCTCATTGCATACAGCCGTTAAACTGTTATGTACGTGCGAGGATTCGCTGCATCAAATGCGTTTTGGTCGCCTGCAATCTTTGAATACGCTGGGGACCGGCTTCACCATCCCTGTCCTAGTGAGAAGAGCGGCAACGGCATTGGGCAGACCGACCGTGCAAACTATCTCTGAAAGGATTCGTTGGCTGGAGGGTAACGgagtttttgtctctttcgtgtctccgtttgcATCGGAGagtcccttttctttccgatGTCGTTCGCAGAAATGCCGTTTTGAGCACTGGAGCAACAAGCAGGCTGGGAGCGGAACCGCTGTTCCGTCGAGCCAAGAGAAACTACTCGACATTCTGTGAGAACTTCATGGGGCGCCTTCTCTACACGAATCGGAGGTATCGAGCTGGCGACGCGGCCGAGGCTCTTCGGCATCCCTGGATTGGCTGTATGGCTTGGTTgctcgaggaggaagagaaaaaaaaggagaggagaggaagacagccgagagacgaaaggccagggaggagagacacaagaccTACTGGGAGGCAACcacgaggcagacgaggagaaggtgAACGACGACGACTCAGTTTCCACTGGCAGCATCGAGACACAGGACGCATTCGGTTCGGGGCCGGGAGGGTTCGATCGATCAGTATCGGCCCCAGACGCACgcggggaaagggaaggatTCGAAGTTGCTTTGAAAGCACCAAGCTTCGAGACGAAGCATTCCACTGTGGCCTCTCCGAACTCGACGGCTGCAGCGACAGACTTGGAGGAGGTAGGGGACCTCTGGAGCCCAGAGATGTCGCCGACTGTAGCTGAGGCGTTTGAGGCTAAGCGTCCGTCTGTCGAcggttcgtcttcttttggACTCGACTCGTCGCCGCCCGTTTCGCCCCTTTTCATGGGGGCTAGGCAGAAATGTCACAATGTGCAGGCCGCGGAGCGGCGCTGTCGTTCCGTGGGTTTAAACCGCGCGTGTGCAGCCTCAAGCCTCAGCCCGTTGGAAACGTATCTagaggagggaggcgaagagtcttcagcgcagaaagaagagaaagaagagagtgTGGTCGGCTGGGGCGGTCGGGTCCGCGAGACGCAGGTGTTGCCAAGGATCagcacagagaaacggggaggCCAGACTGGGATGCGACTTctccagaggagacgaaaggtgGGCGTCTCAACAGAGCCCCTGCCGAATCATTGGCAAGAGGAGAGGACTCAAACGCTGCTATCGAACCGGAAAGGCAGAGTGCCTTTTGGCACAGAAAATGACGGGGCGCAGGAACAGGGGAAAATACGGGAAAACGTGACGCCCACGCCGTAGAGTGGAGGGTGGCTCGGGATTTTGTTTGGCAGCAGCGGGTCGGAGGCTGGTGAATTCTCAGCTTGtcggacagagagaaatccACACGGTTCATCCAGGTTAGATGGGATGCTGAGAGAGATGATGTTTTCTccggaggggagaaggagcaTCGACTGGGAGAGATGACGCTGGCAGCTTCTGCGCCACGTGAACAAGGCTGgccgttccctcttttccccagCAAAGCAGAAGCAGTGGAGGAGGAACAAGGCGGAAGCGCTGtgcaggagaggagggaaacgatgaggcggagacagaaagcagaTAGAGTGGAAGGAGCCAGGGGAGAAACATGGCTGGCAGGATGGCATCaaaggagcgaggaaggagaaaaacgacaaGGATCCGAATTTGGTTGCTGCAGTTAGTCTCGCTGTTTGGAACGGCAGCACACCCACTCCGTCTTTATTGCCTGACAGTACCTCTCGAGCAGTGGGTGGCTTAGTGCGTTCAGACAGGGGCAAGAAACTGGAtttgaagaggaagagcgggagggagacggcagagacacaacgAATTGCAGTGGAACTGTAGACCACGGTTGGCAAGCAAAAACTGGTGCACACGAAATAAAGAAGACGACCGATCGTGTCTTGTCTGCCGCGGACCTGGAAAACGTAggtgaagaggcgaaagccGACGATGGCCTCTTATCCGGTCTCGTTAGCTTCCTATCGCGCCCTCTGGTTGGAGACACAAGCAGCTGACGCAAGCAGGAAACCACGAGCGGTACGAGAAGGATCCGCCACGCATTTGTGGCGAAAGAGATGCGATGAAGGCGATGAACAGCGTTGTAGTCTTGGTTTTCCTTTAACGTCCCTTTTCCGAGTTAGGGGAGGGAACGATAGCACCGCCAAACAcgtgttcgtttctctgtATAAGGGTGGTTGGCCCTCTGACCGCGAAGAGAAGCCAACAACGCTACGACCCTCCGCCTTTCTAAACCTTTCTTTGACCTTGTATATATTTTTGTGAAAGATGCACACGGCCGGACCGGTTTTGCAGTCGGTTAAATCGATGTACCCCACAATGTCTATCTCTGGAATAAAAATACCGGTAAACAATACAAAAGGAAACACAGCGTATGTCTGTCTTTCTATGGCAGACGCACCCTGGTGACAttctgttttcctcgcaCTGTGCAGAAGCCACGCAGTACAGAGCTACACATAGGAGTTTCCAGCTTTTCCTGCTTTAGTCTGTTGCCGTTGATGGCGCCGTGGTTTTCACTAGACGTCGCTGCCAGGTGTCCGTACGTACAGTTTTATTCTTCGCCCCTGTAACGCAAAGCCTATATTTCCCCCTGTATTTGAAAGGGGCATTCTCTCGCAATATGCGAGGTCCAACTCGGAAAAAGCTTGAAGTGAAATCCAGCTCTTCAAAATTTCCCCTAGAGTTGGTTCCACGCTCGGCTCACGAATGCAAAACATGTGCACCGGTCGTTATCTTGCTTGTGCACCTGTGTTCTGGATGTTACGTCTCGGTGGCAGGACTTCATGCTCGTTCGCTTTCGCGGATCATGGACCTTCGCGATCGGACTGAAGTTCGTGTTTGTCGTACGAAATAGCCTTGCATCTGCGATTTAGATCCGTTTCGAGTCTCCAATGTACGAACGTTCTGGTATCCGTATGGTGATAGATGGAAACCTGGCTTTGATACCTGTCTTACTTTCATCAGGATCGTTGCGTTCGGGGTCGTGCGCGGTGGAGCAACGAAGGCAATGGACACAAAACGAGTGGAcagtttctttccctgttgTTGAAGTTATTGCCCTTACCCTTGCTGTGTCACACCACAACATGttcgagagcgaagaggcacGAAGCGACAGTACTGACAGGTTTTTCTCTGGGTGAACTTCACACGAGACTACTTTTCGTTCCTGTAAAGGGACATACACCTGCCTGGGATAATGTTCAGCAACGACACTCTGCCCTCAGGCCGATCTGATGTCGCTGGCTGCGGCGACTGCGATTTTTAGCAGCCCCAGGCAAACCGTTTCTCGCTGTACGCCCGTCCTCGAGTATCACTGTTCTTCAGGGATCTCAGGCACTCCAGAAAGCATGACCTTTGAAGAGACACTTGGCGTTCCCCCACATACTTGCCCCAAGCGTAGGTGGTACCGTACCCGAAGCACGAGCTACTTGATCGGCTTCTTTCACCGCAGCTTCTTTTGAGTTTGCACGGGCGGCGCAAGAGTCGCCGCTTTCCGATGTGGTTGGACTCCTTTTTGGGCGgcctgcggcgtcttcttcatgGCCCGGGAGTCGGCATATTTCAAAGCTCCTGTAGCGAGGAAGTCGGGGACCGCGATGTCATCGAGCTCTTTCATCTCGTCGGAGAAGCGTCGCTCGAAGAACTTtcaagaacagagagaaaggcacacgAACTAGGATAACTGCTCAAGATTACAagcaagaagaagactgGACAGCGGAAGGAGGATCGATTGTGGACTGACAGTCAACGCAGAGAACAAGCTATCAGTGATCGGGCACTCCGTTACCGCCCCTTCCACGGGCCTCGTCGTTTATTTCCAAGTACGAATTTGTGCCGGTTTGCGTTAGAGCATGGCATGGGGAGGATACTCGGTCGAGTATTTTGCTTCACCTGAAGAACAGAGAACTTTACTCTGTGAACACAAGATTGACATGCAGGTGTATCAGCGCGAGACTACGCGTGCCAGGCAAACGGCGTACTCTACCGGCTGCGCAGGGGGAAGTCGCGGATCGCTGCCGAGCTTTCCATGCGTATCCAGCTTACTCTGCCGCTATTATCAGGCTTCTGTTGACGATCTTTGTCGTGGCTCCATTCCTTCAGTCGGTTCAGCTTCTTCTGGTTCTGCTCGGAGGTCTCTAGCAGCTCTTTGTAAAGGCTCGTGACTGTACGGATCATGCTACAGTAATCGATCTTGCGTGCTCCGTGAGGGAGGCGATTGTACATGCCTAATCGGCTACCGGTCACGTTCTCCGCGACTTCTTCCCAATCCCATACTTTATAAGAATCTgtgaaaaagacaggaaacaaGTTGTCGAAATAGAGGATTGTTGGGCAAAACTGGAATTTACCAGCTGGACACACGGCAAGGGCGCGGGGATCCAGTCGATCTGTGCTGTCACCAGACCGCAGTGGATGGCCGGCTCATAAAGGGTATGTGAAAAAACTGAGGCGAGCACAAGGCTGCATGGACTTTGCTGCAAGCGATCCTTGTTTTGTCGGCTTCAGCGTATTCGTATGATGGAAAagtacacatgtatatacggACCGCTAGCTGCCGCATGTTACGGCAACTGCTTGCTTATTCCGATCTCTCCTACCTGAATTTTCTTGAAGTCTGTCGAGCACTCGCATCAAACAGCCACTCTGTCTGGTCGCAGGCGTGCGCTGCTCTGCATCGCTGGATATACCATCTTTTTTCTCTACCCAGAGCTGCTGCGTAGCAGGATTAGCGGCACCAGATGGAAAAGCCGTCGCTTTTCTCATGTCAGGAGCAAACTGACTCTCGGCGCGGATACACTCAAACATGGGATGGAACCTCAAAAAGTTGTCGGAACCTCTTCGTTCGAACTCCAGCTCGTCG is part of the Neospora caninum Liverpool complete genome, chromosome II genome and encodes:
- a CDS encoding putative TBP-binding protein ABT1; translated protein: MKCDGRSEQLAGARVGTEHIDRRRVPGPDFLGQYDRTIVAPALTYGFVGLAIRKTSSALPPHFRQDTYLFPVKEEHSVSPFVHEGSAHKHVLKSTEAENLTMVIPRFTRSTTPSPSSAPGSPVEPKKPGTRPSQIGASSSGTSAGNCDPSDTAKAADLPAPPLPPPPNPPALANVWFLRKRATHISTALLNTPQPSSALALGNVSGNLSGPRDPISGRLLSGSGCSSLPPDDELEFERRGSDNFLRFHPMFECIRAESQFAPDMRKATAFPSGAANPATQQLWVEKKDGISSDAEQRTPATRQSGCLMRVLDRLQENSDSYKVWDWEEVAENVTGSRLGMYNRLPHGARKIDYCSMIRTVTSLYKELLETSEQNQKKLNRLKEWSHDKDRQQKPDNSGRFFERRFSDEMKELDDIAVPDFLATGALKYADSRAMKKTPQAAQKGVQPHRKAATLAPPVQTQKKLR